The Calditrichota bacterium genome contains a region encoding:
- a CDS encoding flagellar basal body P-ring protein FlgI, translated as MMQRLLALVLILLSLPSLAAVRLKDMAQIENISKKQVIGYGLVVGLDGSGDSRRSLMANQSLKNMVKHFGLTLPNTVPMRVKNVAAVMVTAEISPFLKKGNSFDVQVSSMGDAKSLEGGILLLTPLIGNDQQVYGHAQGAISIGGFNIETNGGEKIRQNYALVGRIPGGGILQKDLGTQFSPDSVLYLSLREPDFTTAFRAAQAINQAFRSQIAQATDAGHIKIRIPPQMKTEGGRVQFMARLEEVEVTPDEFARVVVNERTGTIVVGANVTISQVAISHGNLSVEVSAQPVISQPAPFSRGQTVVVPQTQTQVNVQDSKLTVVNQTASIQDLAKALNALGVTPRDMIAIFQALKEAGALKAELVIM; from the coding sequence ATGATGCAGCGTCTTTTGGCACTTGTTCTGATTCTTTTATCCCTGCCGTCGCTTGCGGCGGTGCGCCTGAAGGATATGGCCCAGATTGAAAATATCTCCAAAAAGCAGGTTATTGGATACGGGCTGGTGGTGGGACTGGATGGAAGCGGCGATTCCAGGCGCTCGTTAATGGCCAATCAATCACTTAAGAACATGGTGAAACACTTTGGGTTAACGCTTCCGAATACGGTCCCCATGCGGGTCAAAAATGTGGCGGCCGTGATGGTTACGGCCGAAATATCTCCGTTTCTGAAAAAGGGAAACTCCTTCGATGTGCAGGTGTCGTCGATGGGGGACGCCAAAAGCCTGGAAGGGGGCATTCTTTTATTAACCCCCCTTATCGGGAACGACCAGCAGGTCTACGGGCATGCACAGGGAGCGATTTCAATTGGCGGGTTCAATATCGAGACCAATGGAGGGGAAAAAATCCGGCAAAATTATGCTCTGGTGGGGCGGATTCCGGGAGGCGGAATTCTTCAAAAGGATCTGGGTACCCAATTTTCACCCGATTCGGTGCTTTACCTGTCTTTACGGGAGCCCGATTTCACAACCGCTTTTCGCGCCGCTCAGGCAATCAATCAGGCTTTCAGAAGTCAAATTGCTCAGGCAACTGATGCGGGTCACATTAAAATCAGAATTCCCCCGCAAATGAAGACAGAGGGGGGGCGTGTTCAATTCATGGCCAGATTGGAAGAAGTGGAAGTGACGCCGGATGAATTTGCGCGGGTAGTCGTCAACGAACGGACGGGGACAATTGTGGTAGGGGCCAATGTAACCATCTCGCAGGTGGCGATTTCTCACGGGAATCTGAGTGTGGAGGTGTCTGCCCAGCCGGTTATTTCACAGCCAGCCCCCTTTTCGAGGGGACAAACCGTTGTGGTTCCGCAAACCCAGACGCAGGTTAATGTGCAGGATTCCAAATTAACGGTCGTAAACCAAACGGCCAGTATTCAGGATCTGGCCAAGGCGCTGAATGCCCTGGGGGTGACTCCCCGCGATATGATTGCCATCTTTCAGGCACTGAAAGAAGCGGGCGCTCTTAAGGCCGAACTGGTCATTATGTGA
- a CDS encoding flagellar basal body L-ring protein FlgH: MNRMTVILAFFSLFGLGFSQAYSQPQSLFADYKAHSVGDIVTIYIVEFSTASNTASSKTDNSNKSGLTSGGGTGALKFLPLFGADLSYGNTFSGKGETSQRGQLKAKMSAKIVSQSPNGSLKIEGKKVVEINGDKQITVLTGWIRPEDISTDNVVYSYNIADAQISYQGKGVVNAAQKPGWITKLINWVF, from the coding sequence ATGAACAGAATGACGGTGATCCTCGCTTTTTTCAGTCTGTTTGGTCTGGGATTTTCACAAGCGTACAGTCAACCGCAATCCCTTTTTGCCGATTACAAGGCCCACAGTGTGGGCGACATTGTAACGATCTACATTGTTGAGTTTTCCACAGCCAGCAATACCGCTTCTTCCAAAACAGACAATTCCAATAAATCGGGTCTGACTTCCGGCGGAGGAACGGGGGCTCTCAAATTCCTGCCCCTTTTTGGCGCCGATCTGTCCTATGGAAACACATTTAGCGGAAAAGGGGAAACCAGCCAAAGGGGACAGCTTAAGGCCAAAATGAGTGCAAAAATTGTCAGCCAGTCACCGAACGGCTCCCTTAAAATCGAAGGGAAGAAAGTCGTTGAAATCAATGGCGATAAACAGATTACGGTTTTGACCGGGTGGATCCGTCCGGAAGATATTTCGACGGATAATGTGGTATATTCCTACAATATTGCGGATGCACAAATTTCCTACCAGGGGAAGGGCGTGGTGAACGCCGCTCAAAAACCCGGGTGGATAACCAAACTAATCAATTGGGTGTTTTAA